The nucleotide sequence CACAGGAAGAGAGTTACAGCTCTTAACAGATATCAAAATTAAAGGATCCCAACGCTAAGGTTGAGGACCACCAGATTTCAGAACAGTAAGAGGTACCTAATAACTGAGAAGCAAATtaagaaacccagagacagaccaAACCCCACACCTACCTGTTGATACCCGTCCCTGTGGAGTATCCTAGCAAGTCCCTCCTGTTCTGACCCCAATTCTGGCTTGTCTGCTAGTAGCTTGTCAAATGCCCCTCCCTGGAGGCCACCTGACCTTGGGCCAGCCCTCTCCTGGTTCCCACGTACCTGTCAGACCCGTCTGGCTGCTTACCTCACCACCAGGCTCCTCCTACTAGGATGAACAGTCTGATCTATACTGGATGCAGGGGTGGCCTCTCTGCCAAGCCTCTGCAGTTGGGCTACCAGGGATAAGTGAAGCCTGTACACAAATGATGCTAAGGGAGGGAGCAAACTAGATCCATCATACCTTGACCAGACACATGGGCTATCTGAAACACAACCTCAAGACCTTGCACCCCAGCCTTCCCCATCAAACTAACACCTGTCAGACTGAAGGTAGGAGCAATGGGCCCCATGCACCCTGAGTACTTGCTGGGTCTCAGCACTGGGCTTACACCCTGTGACCAGCAGTAGTCCTGAGAGCCAGGGAAATCAGATTTCCACAGGTAAACACAATACCAGGAAGGTGAGTATCCCTTATGGCCATGGGAGGCCACCCACCCTACCCCCTCAATGACAGACAAGCACACAGGCAGGTGAAACTTTCCCAAAGGGCACACAGTTTATTAGGCAGCAGCTGGGAAATCAGCGGTTAGACTTGGCCACACGCTCCAGTTCATCCTTCTTCTTGATGGCATAGGAGTTGGAGGAGCCCTGCGAAGGACAGGTGGTTAGCTCTGAACTGTGGACAAACACCCAGAAGTCCAACCCACCCTGTGTGCCCTAACCCACCTTGGCAGCATTGATGAGCTCATCTGCAAGGCACTCAGCAATGGTCTTGATGTTGCGGAAAGCAGCCTCCCGAGCTCCTGTGCACAGCAGCCAGATGGCctagaaaagacagacagagctcAGGTCACAAGAGGGTCCCGGTCCTCTCAATGATCTGGGACTCAGCTGTACAGATGTTAGCCTTTCACTATATGCTGTCACCCAGATATGAGATAGAAGGAAGCAGACATTCTACCAGATGCTGATCACACAGAGGGCAAAGAAAACATGGCCCTTACTAAAAGGCTTAAGAACTGGCAGCAAAGTGTGAGGTGCTCTTGACTTCATGGTGCTCAGGCATCAAGCAATCAATCCTGTGCTCTCAAGTAGCTGTAACTACAGAAATGTGCAACCGCTCAACAGGCTCATAAATGGATCAAAGTTATATaaaaaaaccaacccacaaaCCTAAACCTCATGTTAAACTATATAGACTAGGAATGAGATGAACCAGAGCTAGGAAGGCTGGGGCTCCACCTGCCCCATTACAGGGTAGAAATACAGGAAGGTTTCCTGGAGGAAGTGAGGCTCTGGGTAAAACACGCAAGAGAGAACTCCACCCACTCATGCTGGTGGTTCCTGCCCCAGCCCTTCACAAGCCTCCGACACACCTGATTCACTCTGCGCAGTGGCGACACATCCACAGCCTGCCGTCTCACTGTCCCGGCTCGCCCAATGCGTGTTGAGTCTTCCCGGGGGCCACTGTTGATGATGGCATTCACCAGGACCTGCAGAGGGTTCTGCCAGAAAGGGGGGCCATGAGTCTGCCATCCATTCCCAACTTCCCCCAAAACAAGGCAGTGTCATAGGTGATGAATCGGGCATGTGTATCGTGAAGTTTTGCATGAATCAAGGGCAGTCTTACCTCACCAGTGAGCAGGTGGATGATCTCAAAGGCATGCTTCACAATTCGTACAGTCATGAGCTTCTTGCCGTTGTTGCGGCCGTGCATCATCATGGAGTTAGTAAGGCGCTCCACAATGGGGCACTGGGCTTTGCGGAAGCGCTTGGCGGCATACCGCCCGGCACTGTGGGGCAGGTACTTGGCATACTTCTCCTTCACAGCAATGTAATCCTGGGCGGGAAAGGATGAAGGGACAGTCAGCGGTGGGACCAGCCCCCAGATGGGCATCAAAGGAGACTGAGAAGTGGCTCAAGGCATGGCATTCCCTAGCAGGTTGGGAATGTGAGCCTTGAGCAAAAGAACCAAACAAGTGACTGattaagtcacacacacaaaaagggaaGAGTGCTGCCCCACTGGGCACACACATCTacatcccaacattcaggagccAAAAGGATCCCTAGCAGTTCAAAACCAGCTCACACAGtgaaccttgcctcaaaaaagagGGAAGGTACTTCTTTTAAAGGAATTTAAGTTTTGTACTTtatggaggctggggagatgtctcagtagtaTTGGTTGCTCTTCTAAAGGATCCAAGGtcaattctcagcacacacatgacagctcacaactgtaccTCCAGCAGATCTGACTCCCTAAGACAAAACACTAAGATACAGAAAATAGAATCACTTATGGACATtttatccaaaacaaacaaaagcatcccACCCCCCTCTTTTTTGGAGACATagtctgtgtagccctagatggCCTGAAATCCACTATGCAGTtcaagctggtctcaaacgcagagatcctcctgagtgttgggctttaaaggcatgtgccaccggcTTGAGGTAATTTTGATACTCTGGAGCAAACACCCTGAGTGAGGGGAAGGCTGTCCTGTGCACCATGACACCTGACAGCACATCAGCACTTGGTAGATTATTCTGGGCCACATGGGGAATTCCAGGCAACAACTACATAGTAATACTGTGTTTCTCTTTCAAAAACGAAAAATATTGAGATTCGCTGTGACCTGTGAATCAAAATACATTTACAATCTCACCTCTTACCTAAGCAGTTCTTGGGTAGACACCCACTGCAGTTGGGTGGTAGTTGGCCCAGCATGTGAAAACTCccggagttcaatccccaacaacaTAGCAAAAATAAGATTGCAGACCTCCCCaaacaaactcacaaagacccaccaaCAAGCCTGAATACGCTGGGTTCTATTgtgtatgttttttctttatttagtttgtCCATGCTGTTTGTGAAAGCTGGAGGACAATTTAcagctgtcagttctctcctctgcctGTGGACTCCAAGGGTTAAGCCTTtgttgtcaggcttagcagcaactGTCTTTACAAGCAGAGCCACCACACAGGCTCATTCTGTGGCATCTCTAGAAGTTAACAAAAGGGACAACTGGGCCTAAGGATGTACCTGAAGTCAGCAGAGGGCTTGACTTGCacgcacaaaaccctgggttcaatttccagcagtgtgtaaaactgggtgtggtggtatatgccttaaATTGCTGCATGTAGGCAGAATTCCACCAGATGAGGgctttcaggccagcctgaacaatgagactgtctcaaaggggGCATGAGTGCAAAGGCAGAAACAGTATAACTACTTAATTCGCACCTCTACTAACACCGCACTAAATAGTACCCACACACCCATAAGCCAACTGatattttgggggaggggagaataggGGACACCTCACTATGGAGCTCCAACTGGCCTGGTACTCAAAATCCTCTTTCTGCAGCCTGTGCACAGCaatacaggcatgcaccaccacacccagcttactAACTGACTGTCAAAGATGCCAACACTGTTCAGTTGGTTAAAAGTGGTTTTTTTCAACAGAGGATACCTGCCAACTGAATGTATGAATGCAAAATGATACCAAGCCAGatgtagtgacacatgcctttagtcacagcacttggggaagaggcaggaagatctttaagagttccaagccagccagggccacatacccgagaccctgtctcaaaagccaatggactcaggaataaaaaaagaaataaaattgcaaCACATTGTAACAACTGGTGGTACAGGTTATAATAAGGCATATATATGGCTGTTCACTTATTGTTCTTCTACCTAATTGTAAACATAAATTGATTTCAACCTAGGTGTCACATCTTTTTCTGAACTGGAAGACTCCACATCTGCTCCCAACCCAAAGCCAAGAAGACCACCGAGTTCCTTTACCTGCAGAGAAATATCGTTGATTTGCACATCATCAGTGCTCCATTTCCCGAAGAGCTTGATGTCTGGGGTCTCTGCCACGGCAGGTGTGGCTGTCTCCCACTCAGTCATTCTGGGGACAGGATAATGACAAGAAACCGTTATTGCTCGGCCGTCCTAGAACAGTCACATTCCCGCCAGCTGGTGAGAGTAATCGCCACTTTGTGGAAAACTGAGAAGTTAAAATGGGACCCAGAAAGCTTTGACCATCTCTCCAAACCTAGGAAAACCACTGAGTTGTAGGAAGAATCTGCTCTTTACTGCGGAAGGTCTAAGTCCCGACAGTCACCAAGCTAAACAGCTGGTACACGGAACCCAGTTGGATAGCTCAAGAAGCCCCGCAGGTACCTACCGGCACCTATCCCGTACACTTATAAAGTAACGAAATGCTTTCAGAGTTCCATCAGTAAAATAAAGGAATAAGAACCAGAGTATGAACCCCGAGGGATAATCAATACCAATGTTTCAATCCTTGCCTAACTCTATGGAGAAGCTAAAGGCTATTAtcgagaaaaaaaatgtgtaccgAGCAAAAGGGTCATCGCGAAACTAGATTTCGGGTTGCTATATAACTCTAGAATCCAAGTAATTCCCCTAGGGCCCCGAGTGTTAAAAGTTCGAAAAGTTCGGAGTCAATACTGTACAAACTGGAGGCCAGGAGTAACCCGGCCCGCGCGAGTTTCCTGGACACTTTTCCGATGGGGGAAGAGGTGAGGTCCAAACGGAAAGGCCCAAGCCTCGGGTCCCGCTTGCGGGTCCCCAGATGTTCCTCAGAACACACAAGTCCGTCTCTTTGGAACTCCGGTCCCCTCGCAGCCTCACCTGAGGGCGCAGACCGGGCTTCTCGGTCGCTCGGCGTGGACCACGCGCCGTCCTagcacagacaggaagaggcCGCGCGCAGCGGGCCGGCGCTTTTAAGTGAAGCAAAAACTTCCGGGTCAGAGGCAGGAACGCATGCGCAATGGAATAAATGTGCTCATGAACCAATCCGGAGTTAGGATGAGACGTGCCCTTTGAGCCGCACAGAGCATGTGCACTTTTAGAAACAGCGCCACGACCGTCTTCTGGCGGATATCTGAAATATTTGCTAAGCGTTTGAGTCGGTGCACATGCGCAGAAACGTCCGCGAAACGAAGGCCGCCATATCTAAAAAGGGCATTCCACGCTCACAGCAAAAGGGCTGCTAAACCAAGGCGCCATGGGCCGTGGGTTCCTAGCTAAGGCAGCCAGCTCGGCTCAGTAGTTCTCGCCAAAATAGTGGGGTCGGGTTCGGTGGTAACTACTGATCCGGGTTTGCAAGCACCGGTTCCACCCTCTACCCTCCGGGCGAGCCGTGCTCTGCGAGTCCCAGGCTTCCGGTATGGGACCACTTCCGTCTTAATACTCTGACTTCTCTTGTCCGGGGCGCTTTTCTCAGATCCAATCCCAGACACGACACTTGGCTGCCAATCAGCAGCTGTGTGACCCCACCCAGGGGAGGGTTACGGAGAGGGGAGTTCTGGAGGGTGGTGAGATTGTCAGCCCCTGGGATCTCTCGGGTGACACCCAACGACTAACGACGTGGTGCTTATAATGGGGACTCATTGCCTGTAGACTCACTCCCCgtccccagggatattttttgttgttttgctttttcgagaaaggtttttttttttaaattttaaaattaaatttaatttttttattttcgagacagggtttctctgtagttttggtgcctgtcctggaactagctcttgtagaccaggctggcctcgaactcacggagatccgcctgcctctgcctcccgaatgctgggattaaaggcgtgtgccaccaccacctggcgagacagggtttttctgtgtaccccTTGGCCGTCCTggtggaagtcactctgtagaccaggttggccttgaactcacagcgaggctcctgcctttttcttcctggtGCTGGcgttaaaggcgtacgccaccccTGCCAGGCTCAGGTATGTTGTTTTAACTAGGCTGATCTCTGTCTGCATTTTTGGCCTAAGGATAGAATGGGAAATAGTCTTCAAACAGAAATAAGTTAACCACCCCACACAGGCCTCTATCCTCTTCCCCACCTACTCCTAAAAGGGTTTCTGTGAACAGGTCGGGTGTGGGAGCGGATAGCTCCCTGAACCTTCTTAGGGAGTCTGGTGGGATAAGGTTTCCTTCTCTTGATTTCAGTGCACACATAACGGGTGcggagggagggagatgagggAATGTTAGGAATCTTACCTAATGAGCCAGTCTAATGAGCTGCACATTTTAAGGCTGAGCCCATATGGGCAGGTTGCGATGGGCTGTCACCCTACTTTGAAAGCTCTCCTTGCACCACAATGGTTGATAGTGGATATTTTTAGAGACCTCATGAGAATTACCTACTAGGTGGCAGAGGGTAAGTGAGGGGCTCCTGAATATGGCCCATAGGTTAAGAGAAATACTTCAGAAATTGATGTGCACAGGTAAAATTCACATTgctcaagccaggtgtggtggggcatACCTGccaccccagcatttgggaagtagaagcaggaggaccgagagttcagggccaacctctACCATgtagtgagtttaaggtcagtttgGGCCACAGGAGATTCTATTTCAAATAACAACCAAAGTGGTTAGACTTATTAGtagtattttgagacagtctcattatgtCGCTGTGGCTAGCTTGCAaattgctgtgtagaccagattggccttgaactcagatctgcctatctctgcgtCTCAAAAGATGGGATTAAAGTATCCCTACAAttaaattcttttcctttctttctttccttcttttcttttcttttctttttttttttgtatgtaagTCAACTGTGTGTTCATGGtggtccaaggaggccagaaatgGTGATCGATCCTCTGGACTAGAGTTATTCGTGGTTGTGAatgttttctcgagacagggtttctctgtgcagcctcggctgtcttagaactcgctctgtagactgggttggctcaaactcacagagattcacctacctctgcctcccaactctATTGGTATCTATTAGAGAAGAGTTCTTGGGCACagatttaagccaacagaaagttTTTTTAGCCGGCTGGTGACTAAACACTGTgtgtttgggatcccagtgtagccccAAGCTTtcctcagggtgagcttttaagcacaaaagcTATATCTTGGGTTGACACACTTCatttaacaagaacagttagctagaagcagaactgcagaagccagagagcaaggttagaacatttagagactttccagGAACTATGGATTTCGAGGGATTaagtctttgtttctgttttggcaggtggtgctgtctgtgTGCTGAGTTTTATGACCTGCATGGTttttccatcatggagtcagttgtgctaaggtctgggggcctgTTACACCCCCCTCATGGAAGGTATCAGGGCAGTTGGGTAGTTAATCTATCTGTGGATAGCGCTACATTCCTGCCTTCCTACAGTTTTCTATCTTATGATGGCTTCTGTCTCTTGCTGATGATACCATGGGTGCTTGTTAAATCACTAAGCTGATTTTCATCTGGTTTGAAAAGTGTGGATATTTGGTAAGTCCATCTACCTGGTAGAGACCAGTCCAGGCCTACTGAGTCCCAAACTTGGCCTTGTGTTCATGACAAACTCATCATCACTGTCCACTCTGGCCTGGCTATCGTTTGCTGTCAAGGGAGATGGAAAAGCGTTCCCCTCCCCAAAGGTCTGTTCCTGTTCTATAGTCAGACTGTGGACATACCCTTTTTGAACTAGGATGTATGGAAGGATCTCATGTTGAAATCAGTCTGGATTACTGAgatgggccttaaatccaatgaCAGCCTTTGTAAGAGGCAAAATCTTTGCCCACCAAATAAGAAATTGGTAGCGCCACCATCCCttgaaaagggggtggggaggagggagtatTGTGCTTGTGCTTGGCCATTCTCAGAGCCAAGAAGTCACCATTTTGGGGAGTTGAGCTGAGCCCCTTGTAGAAATATTATACATTCTAGACTTGACTGTTTACACTCCATCATTCAGAGTTGGGAAGTGTCATAAGATCTCATAAGTAGATAGTTGCATGCAGCCTTAATTGCATGAGGTCTTGGAGGGGCTAGACTCTATAGGCCAGGAAGACTAGGGGAGGGAGGCTTCGTCTATGCAGCTATGGCTATGGGGAAACCATCCTCTCTGCTGAATAAAGACTTTTCAGGTGGGGGATGTTGACAGTGGAGTAGCGACACCTCTGTAAGTCATCTATCACCTGTGCCTTGTAAGGAAACCCAGTAACTCACACTGGTTCCGCAGAGTGAACTTCTGTGGAGTGAGCCTTCATTTCCCATTGGAACATTAGCAGACTGAGTAGACACAGCTTACATCTTCCCCTTGGAAGGAATTGTAGTGGtaagaaggaaggagatggggagaatAGGAGGAAGGAGTGGATGAGCAAAGGCCATGTGGCcatagaagcagagacaggagtgatgcAGCCAACAAGCTAAGAAATACCTGGAGCCACCGGAAGATggtttagtgttttgttttgtttttgttttgagagggtctctttatgtagccttggctgtgctGGAGTTCTCCATGaagaccaggctaacctccaaatcacagatctgcttgcttcgctctcctgagtgctgggattaaaggactgtgcCACCAACCACCAGAAGTTGAAATTAGTATGAAAAGATCCTTTCCTACAGCCTCCGTGGGGCACAGGATCCTACAATACCTTGATTTTCAAACTTCAGGCTTTCAGAACTCTGAGAGAATAAATTGCTGTTGTTCCAAGCCACCAGCCACAGGAAACTGAGATACCTGAGAAACCCACCTGTGCTTCATTGGCCTTTGCTTCCACCTCACTCACTCCTGGCAGCTTTGTGGCATCAGTCTGGGTTGCCAGCCCCCCTTATTCATTGACCCCGTCCTAATTGAACTCATCCTGTGGTAAACCCCTTACAGACTCTATGTAGACATTAGGAGTCTAGGAAGCAGATCATTTACTCTTCGGGACAACGTTATGACACAGACATCCCATTTTACATGGCCATGACAGACTAGAGAAATGAAGTACTGGTTAGTCAGCAGAAGAAGGTAAGGCCTGTGAGTGGAGGTGGCTGGCTCTAGAACATGAAGTCTCCTATCTCACCTGGCCTGTCCTTCCTCCTGCACTGCATCTCCCACAGCTCTGTAGGCACCTAAATTTGGTCCTTTTTTAATAGACCTGGCAGGACCTAGGGAAGAATTTACTCTGTTCCACAACCTCTTCCAAGGAAATTCTGCATATTGCATAATCATGTTATTATTTGTAATGAGATGGGGTGAGGAAACAGGAGCATTAGTCATGTGGTGGCAGTCTCAAGAGAACCTACCTCAAAAgaaggtgggaagatccaccggAACCTTAGAAGACTGGTGGTGGTGCAGGAAGCAGGGTAAGGTGggtctctgcaagttcaaggccaacctggtccacagagtgaataTTAGGGCTGCTAAcccagagaaactttgtctagaaaaaaaaaaaaaggtggaaatAGATAGCTATCCCAAAatggtcctctgatctccacatgtatgcTGTTGAATATGCATCCCTCCCCACAACAAAGAAACAACTTAAAGACATGCAGACAAGCAAAATGGCTTTGGTGAAATGGTTCTGCATACACCCACACAAGAGATTAGtagatgtaataaaaaaaattaaaaacaaagaatgaacCAATGACAGgcatctctgttcctcctccagctcctccggCTCCTCCCGCACAGTTTTGTCTCCCCCTCTGTAGACTCCATGGTAGACAAGCTGAGCAGTCCCACTGCTCTGGGCCTACCAAAGCTGGCCTCCCATGTGTGGGAGGCAAAGGACTTCAAAGCAGAGAACTGTGGCA is from Microtus pennsylvanicus isolate mMicPen1 chromosome 1, mMicPen1.hap1, whole genome shotgun sequence and encodes:
- the Rps5 gene encoding small ribosomal subunit protein uS7 → MTEWETATPAVAETPDIKLFGKWSTDDVQINDISLQDYIAVKEKYAKYLPHSAGRYAAKRFRKAQCPIVERLTNSMMMHGRNNGKKLMTVRIVKHAFEIIHLLTGENPLQVLVNAIINSGPREDSTRIGRAGTVRRQAVDVSPLRRVNQAIWLLCTGAREAAFRNIKTIAECLADELINAAKGSSNSYAIKKKDELERVAKSNR